Genomic window (Onychomys torridus chromosome 5, mOncTor1.1, whole genome shotgun sequence):
CTACACACACGGCTCAGAATCCTCCCGAGACACCAAGCTGTACATTCCGCCACTTTTCAGCTTTGAAGAGAACCAACTATACATTTCACCcaggcacacacttttaaaattttctcagcCCAAATCTctatttttgaaaagtaaaaatgcaGGAAACCCTCAAGTATAGTCAGGCCTATGACTCCACAGAAAGCAGTAACATATTGAAAGCTTGCAGGTCAGTGTCAGCCCATTAGATTTGTGGCACAAACAGTCCAGGGGTGTCCATCCTAGAAGGAAGTGTCCAGAACTCAGTCACACAGCATCCTTCATGCCACTCAATTCCCAGTGGCCCAGAGGCAGGGTGTGAGGCCCAACAGTCCTGGCACAAAACTTCAAGTTTGTGTTCTAAATGCTCATTTCCTTGGTCTCTACTACATTTGCTTttattataacatttaaaattaaataactcACTCTTCCCCACCCATCCTTTGTACACAGGGCAGACTTAGAAGCGGCTTCCCAGACAGCCAAAGCACAGTAGGGTAGCAAGCTCAGTCACTGGGTCAGTTACAAGCATTTCCATAAGTGAAGCAATGTTACCGCTCAGGCCACAATGGAACACTTCAGGAAAGCATGGGTGATGTCATGGGCACTGTGTTGAAGGCTCAGTCACAAACAGTTTGTGTGTTGTAGTGGTTCAGCAATCAGCTTTTTAACTTTAATAAAGTCTTGGGTCCTATTTACCAGCAGGAAGAAGTCTTTGACCTGAAATATGGCCtgatcttttactttttttttctatagaaaaacataaggttgattttttttttaatataaaaaaattcacAGGCAGAAAAATTTGTTACCAGGTGGCCATAAAGAGGTACCTTGCCCACAGCAAAGCAGAAGCTGGGATTCAATGTCTGGCCCCTGTGGCATCTTGGAAGTACCTACAGCAGTGTTTTCCTGACACAGGGCTGTCTCAGAACAGGCAGCCATAAGACCCTCTAAAGGACAAATGCCACAAACATGATGTTCTGACTGACCCCTAACAAGAACCTCCCCCAAAATACAGTGCCTCCCTAGTCACAGGACCCTGAAGGCATATCGACAGTATGTCCATCCCACATTTTAAGGTGGTCTCAAAAATGTGTAAATGAAGATAGATTCTACAAAATGATGTCTGTTCAAAGAAATGTCAAGAAGAGGAAGACATGCCACCCTGACATCTGCAAACATGCTTTTTGTGTGTCTCAAAGTTCCATCAGCAAACCAgccatctgtgtgtgcacacacgtgtgcatgcacacaagcacatgtatgtgtgcacagataGACATTTCAGTAGACTTAAGAAAAGGTATGTGTGTCTCACAATCATCGACTATGGCTTCTCTCAAGGAAGGTGCCCACTTCTTGCAAACGGGACAATGTGAGTGTGGCGGCTTAAAGCTCCTAGACAAGAACTTCCTCTTGCTTTCATCACCAGGACACAGATGGCTTGGGGACACAAGACCCTCCCAAAAGCAAAGAGCACTCTCTGATCCCAACATGAGTTGCTCCCTGAAAAAAACGCCAGATCTGCACCCAGCACTTGCCTTCCAAGAGGCATTTCCACCATTTTCATAGCAACACAACTGGTCATgtgatttcaaaaacaaacaaaccaaaaacataacAAGCAAGTGTACTCTTCAGTCAGCCCAATGCCAGGAGCCAGTGGGatgttttggttgttttaaaaTCTTAAGCAAGTTAGTCCAAGTGAAGGACAAAAGGGATGGGTATGAGGTCTTGTAGGCAGAAGCATCTCTCTGTTTTTCAGATTTTTGCTCTTACAAAAAcaggtatggtgtgtgtggtttcAAAGCTGGGACTTAATCTCACCAAGTCCGGGATGCGTGTGTCATGCACTGAGCACTCAGTAGCCCTTAATTAGGAGAGGGTCACGTTCTCCTTTGTCCTGCACAATGCAGCAGAATTTCATGCTGACACCTAGCTTTGAAGAGCCCTTTtcatatgaaatataaattaatcCAGAGGTCTACAGCTCTAAGTTTCCAgagttatgaaaagaaaatcttaacTTCCAAATTTCTCTAACATATTTTGCATATGAATCTCAACCCTAATCTCACAGACAGGAAATTAAGGACAGAAGGGGACACTTTGAGGGCTTGTCCTAGGACCACACCCACATGTCTTAAAGAGTTGTTGTGGCTTAAACACCAGCTGTTTGCTAGGGTCAGGCCAGGCAGCAATACTTTCTCCACCAGGACTTGGACAGGTCCCGCACCTTATCTGGGGTCCTGCTTTTAGACTTCTTTGGCTGTTGCTGGGAGTCTGAGTGCTGGATGCCAGCAACAATGGCAGCGTCAAACACCTCTTTGAGGTTTTTCTGAGTCAAGGCTGAACATTCAATGTAGGAGACAGCTTTGATTTCCTCCGCACACAGCTTTGCCGCCTCCTCGGGGACTGGCTTCTCTTTGCATTTGTCCAGTTCAATGAGTACTTTGACATCTTCTCGAAGGTCCGACTGTGTCCCAACCAGGATGATGGGGGCCTTAGGGCAGTGGCACCGAATCTCCGGAACCCACTTCTCACTGACATTCTGGAAGGACGTGGGGCTCACCACGCTGAAGCACAGCAGGAAGATATCTGCGTTGGTGTAGCAGAGGGGCCTCAGCTTGTCAAACTCGTCCTGAAACCGAACAGCACAAGGTTATCACTCTTTGTTAGCTCTCACCACCTTAGTGAATGAATTCGAGGACCAGagtagtcataaaaaaaaaacaaaaaaaaaacaaaaaagctatatTTTTACAGTGAAGAGCCAGGATCTCAACAGGTGCAGCCTCTCTAAGTTCTGAGGGACAGCACAGACTCAACACCCCAAATAAGCTTTGTTTCCTCAGTGACCGTGACCACCATGCCATGTGCCACAGAAAGGCACTCAAAGCAAATGAGCTCTTGCTTTCTCTGGCCTTTAGCTCACAGTCACCCCAACTCTTTTTTTGAACTCTTAGAACTTGGCTACTCTGAAGGTCAGTACTCACCCATGTTGGTACCCAAGAGCTGACCTGGTAAACTCTGGTCTATGGACAGAACTCCGCTCTGAGATCCAGCCCTGCTCTGACTGACCACAACTGTGAAAGATGCCAATTCCTTCTGCCAGTCCCAGCACACAGTGCAGAACCGTGGTCCTCAGAAACAAGGAAGACTGAGAAATGGAACTAGGGCTCTGTGTAGGCCACTGTCAGCAGCTGGAAGAAGTGGTGCCCTCACTGTCACTCACAGACACTGGGAACACAGTCTTGCCTTGgcttcatcttctctttcctccctttctcccacttcagtcctcctttcctctctgcaaacGGCGCGGCTTCCACACAGTGCTTCAGACAGATATACTGAGTGCAGAGTGAGTACAGATGTCTGTGGTACAGAGACCTGGAGCAGGTAAATGAACATGGATGGCCTGCAGTCTACCAACAGATTCTCCAGACACCAGACCCAACAGGCGCGGGCCAGGCATCCATGTTAGCATCTCCTGTCAAACATCTTATAAGACCCGACAGCACCATTTCCCGCTCACAGGAGACTCCAGCTCAGCCTCATTCCAGAAAAGTTTTCCCATCAGCTCACTCTTATCTGAAGTGCATCTGTGGGCACTGACATCTTCCAGCATCCAACACTGATGACTTCCCCAGGCAGGAAAAGGTCAAATGCTTTCAATGGTTTCCATTACTCAGTTGGCAGGTTCTTATCTACAGGGACATCATTCTCCAACTATGACTGTCTtcgttggggtttctattgctgtgataaacatcaggATCAAAAATaacatggggaggaaaaggtttatttgactttACAGCCtgcagtccatcatccagggaagtcagggcaggaactcaaggcagaaacctggaggcaggaactgaggcagaggccacatTACAGTTCTGATtaatggcttgcttagcctgtttATTATAGCATacaggaccatcagcccaagTGTGTAACCTCACACAGggagctgggctctcccacatccatcactaattaagaaaatacaccaCAGGCCTGCGCACAGGCCAATCTGTCAGGGATAtgattagttacttttctattgctgtgacaaaacaccatgaccaagacaagtataaaaaaaatcaaaaaagaaaaggcatttaactGGGCATATGGTTTCAGAGGGCTGGAGTCCACAATGGTGGAGCAAAACATGGTGGCAGGaatggctgagagctcacatcttgatccacacaagcaggaggcagagagggcacACTAAGAATGTCaccagtcttttgaaacctcaatgtGGGCCCCCAAGACACACCTCCTCTAGCAAggcacaccttctaatccttcccaaagagttctacCAATGGGGATCACATATTCAAACAAATGCATTGGgaggggcattcttattcaaagcactacagggcattttctctattgaggtttcctcttcccaaatgactctggtctgtatcaagttgacataaaaaccagccagcacaggctGCTTTCTCAGGTTTAAGGGAACCAACACCAGTCTTATTTGCATTAGCCATTCTTGGTCTGAGGGTCTGTTTCCACTGTGAGTCAATAACAAAGTCAACAGTTAATGACCTCAAGGGAGAACCCAGCAGCCCAGGGTGTCTCTGCCCCCGCGAGGTCCCTATATGTGAAAGCTGAGAAAGAATGACTTTAGTTTCTTACTGCTAACTTTGTGCTGAAAGAACAAACGTagaggggactggagaaatggctcagtggttaggagcactggctgcagtAGGGTGGTggctgcgcacgcctttaatcccagcacttgggagacagagccaggtggatctttgtgagttcgaggccagtctgggctacagagtgagatccaggacagccagggttatgacacagaggaatcctgtctcagaaaacaacaacaaaagagcactggctgctcttccaaaagtccagagttcaattcccaacaatcacatggtggctcacaaccatctgtaatgggatctgattccctcttctgatcTATGAAGACAGGttgctcatatacataaaataaatatgtatttttttaaaaacagaaacaaatgtagaAATGTAACCAGGTAACTGGGCCAGCTCAGGGCACTTTTCCATGAGTCACTCCTCATTTCTTGGGCTTTGAGCAAGGAACATAAACCTGACCAGGCTCTGGCTATGCTGGGGGTGGGACACTCAGGGAGAAAGTAGCCACCCTGCCACATCCTGAGCCTATAATGGCTTAGTGACTAGGCTCTGGAGCCCTGCTCCCCAGACCTCTGAGATTCTGGCTAAGGAACCAGGAAGGTGAAACAGAAACAGCGCCCCCCTGCAGTGTGGACCAGAAACCTTTGAGATGTGCTACAGTGATGCAGCTTGAGGGAATGCCCCCTCAAGCATTCCCAAGGCCAGACTATCACATGTCTTTGCCAGCCCTGAGGTATGAACTCCACGGAGAATGTTAAGACACAGACAGGTCTGTAGGTTCCCTCTAGTTGttcctttccccctctttttAGTGTGAAGATGTTTTCCAAGGACATCATGGGTCAGAATGAGATGAATTTTTGGCTCCAGGTAGAGAAGGCAGCAAGACACCCTTCTTCCTTCAGCCACATTATCTGCTCCCAGGTCAGCTACATTTCTTACAACCACCTACCCATCTCTGCTCTATTTGTCCATGAGATCATGAGTTCAATGTTAAATGCTTACCACTGTCCCTGACAGGGAAACTCAAAGGCAGCAGAAGTGAATTCTGGGTATGTTTGTGATGAGTGGAGCCATGCTGGAGTTCTGGTTCATTTAATAACAACCAGGGATACCCACGCTCATACCCAGGTAACCTGTGTATCCATTCCTTCTCCTGACCACAGGAAGAATGTGCTCCCCTGATGTGAAGGTGTCATGTCAAATCCCTCAGCAGGTGGGCTGCAGATCAGAGTGGGGAGGGCAGAACGGCTTTGCTGCCTTCAAAACAAGCACTTGCCTGTCCTGCCAGTATCTCA
Coding sequences:
- the Rhou gene encoding LOW QUALITY PROTEIN: rho-related GTP-binding protein RhoU (The sequence of the model RefSeq protein was modified relative to this genomic sequence to represent the inferred CDS: deleted 1 base in 1 codon); the protein is MAPQQGRPALPTRCEPAAAPPVPPRRERGGRGSRGPGVPGGRGRAGGAEGRGVKCVLVGDGAVGKTSLVVSYTTNGYPTEYIPTAFDNFSAVVSVDGRPVRLQLCDTAGQDEFDKLRPLCYTNADIFLLCFSVVSPTSFQNVSEKWVPEIRCHCPKAPIILVGTQSDLREDVKVLIELDKCKEKPVPEEAAKLCAEEIKAVSYIECSALTQKNLKEVFDAAIVAGIQHSDSQQQPKKSKSRTPDKVRDLSKSWWRKYCCLA